A DNA window from Clostridiales bacterium contains the following coding sequences:
- a CDS encoding YjbQ family protein, which yields MKSYRQVLTFNVPSRRAFINITPQVQDAVTKSGVKEGLVLVNSMHITSSVFINDDESGLHSDFERWLEKLAPEKPYSQYAHNGYEDNADAHLKRTVMGREVVVAITDGRLDFGPWEQIFYGEFDGKRNKRVLIKIIGE from the coding sequence ATGAAAAGTTATAGACAGGTTTTGACTTTTAATGTTCCCTCAAGGCGCGCGTTTATTAACATAACGCCCCAAGTGCAAGACGCCGTGACCAAAAGCGGCGTAAAAGAAGGACTGGTCTTGGTCAATTCTATGCACATAACTTCAAGCGTGTTTATCAATGACGACGAAAGCGGGCTGCACAGCGACTTTGAAAGGTGGCTGGAAAAATTAGCGCCCGAAAAGCCTTACAGCCAATACGCCCATAACGGATACGAGGACAACGCCGACGCGCACCTAAAAAGGACGGTAATGGGCAGGGAAGTCGTGGTGGCAATAACCGACGGAAGATTGGACTTTGGCCCTTGGGAACAGATTTTTTACGGCGAGTTTGATGGAAAGCGTAATAAAAGAGTGTTAATAAAAATTATCGGCGAGTAA
- a CDS encoding 2-isopropylmalate synthase, protein MKRQNKPKTIFNKKTNLLEQEYYHHTLQDVQEPNLFRDIFTYDEVPKVVFNHRTVPMHMPDKIWITDTTFRDGQQSTAPFTVEQIVHIFKLLSKLGGKKGIIRQSEFFLYTEKDKRAARECMELGLDFPEVTSWIRADKRDFELVKSMGIKETGILVSCSDYHIFKKMKLTRKQAMEKYLEIVSAALEYGIIPRCHFEDITRADFYGFVVPFAIELMKLSKESKIPVKIRACDTLGFGVSYTGAALPRSVPGIIYGLRRYAGVPSEQIEWHGHNDFYHVVTNASVAWLYGCSAVNCSVLGIGERTGNCPLEAMVIEYCQLRGTDDGMDLHVITEIADYFERELDYAIPPRTPFVGRSFNATRAGIHADGLLKDEEIYNIFNTQKILNKKPNVSINNHSGLAGIAYWLNAYYDLEGENKIQKHDKLVLKMKELIDQEYARGRNTVFGDDELDNMVRMIDRKLHKILNIRERNIKLNI, encoded by the coding sequence ATGAAAAGGCAGAATAAGCCCAAAACAATCTTTAACAAAAAAACCAACCTTTTGGAGCAGGAATATTATCATCACACCTTGCAAGACGTGCAAGAGCCCAATCTATTTAGGGATATTTTTACATACGACGAAGTTCCCAAGGTGGTCTTCAATCACCGCACGGTGCCTATGCACATGCCCGATAAGATTTGGATTACGGACACGACTTTTCGGGACGGGCAGCAATCCACCGCGCCCTTTACCGTGGAGCAAATCGTCCATATATTCAAATTGCTATCCAAACTGGGCGGCAAAAAAGGCATTATAAGACAATCGGAGTTTTTTTTATACACCGAAAAGGACAAAAGAGCGGCAAGAGAATGCATGGAGCTGGGGCTTGATTTTCCCGAAGTAACCAGCTGGATAAGGGCTGATAAGCGGGATTTTGAGCTTGTAAAAAGCATGGGCATCAAAGAAACGGGCATCTTGGTCAGCTGTTCGGACTACCATATTTTCAAAAAAATGAAGCTTACAAGAAAGCAGGCTATGGAAAAATACTTAGAAATTGTGTCCGCGGCGTTGGAATACGGCATAATTCCAAGATGTCATTTTGAGGATATCACAAGGGCGGACTTTTATGGGTTTGTGGTGCCTTTTGCCATAGAGCTTATGAAGCTCTCCAAAGAAAGCAAAATCCCCGTCAAAATACGGGCTTGCGACACGCTGGGCTTTGGCGTAAGCTATACGGGCGCGGCTTTGCCAAGGTCGGTTCCGGGCATTATTTACGGGCTAAGAAGATACGCGGGCGTGCCCAGCGAGCAGATAGAATGGCACGGCCATAATGATTTTTATCATGTAGTCACCAACGCCAGCGTCGCGTGGCTTTATGGTTGCAGCGCGGTCAATTGTTCGGTATTAGGCATAGGCGAGCGCACGGGCAACTGTCCGCTGGAGGCGATGGTAATAGAGTATTGCCAGCTAAGAGGCACGGACGACGGAATGGATTTGCATGTAATTACGGAGATTGCCGATTACTTTGAGCGCGAGCTGGACTACGCCATCCCCCCAAGGACGCCTTTTGTGGGCCGCAGCTTTAACGCCACAAGGGCGGGCATCCACGCCGACGGGTTGCTAAAAGACGAAGAGATTTATAATATATTTAACACGCAAAAGATACTGAATAAAAAGCCCAATGTATCTATCAACAACCACTCAGGGCTTGCCGGAATCGCATATTGGCTAAACGCTTATTACGATCTGGAAGGCGAAAACAAAATCCAAAAGCACGACAAGCTGGTGCTTAAGATGAAAGAGCTTATAGACCAGGAATATGCGCGCGGCAGAAACACTGTGTTTGGCGATGACGAGCTTGACAATATGGTGCGCATGATAGACCGCAAACTTCATAAGATTTTGAACATAAGGGAACGGAATATAAAATTGAATATATAA
- a CDS encoding pyridoxal phosphate-dependent aminotransferase has product MALAKRTAQISSSLTLAITAMAKKMKAEGIDVIGFGAGEPDFNTPEYIIDAAKEALDKGFTKYTPSGGMPQLKEAICQKFLNDNNLKYSPSQIVVSNGAKHSLYNAMLAIVDPGDEVIIPAPYWLTYPELVKLCDGAPVIVDTKDDGFKLTPEKLQKAITQKTKAVIINSPSNPSGIVYTKQELWALAEVIEKTDIYVISDEIYENIIYDGLKHYSIASCSPKLYKQTIVINGVSKTYSMTGWRIGYLGADQEIAQAIDKIQSHSTSNASSISQYAAAAALNAKTEFLSQMVKTFDERRKMILDFISKCPYLSCPEPKGAFYVMVDVSKTFGKSIDGQIIDSAHKAAELLLRYAQIAVVPCEAFGAPEHIRLSYAASKEDIQRGLQRLREFLEKLK; this is encoded by the coding sequence ATGGCTTTAGCGAAAAGAACGGCCCAAATATCGTCGTCGTTGACCCTCGCGATTACGGCTATGGCAAAGAAGATGAAGGCCGAGGGCATTGACGTGATAGGGTTTGGAGCGGGCGAGCCTGATTTTAACACGCCCGAATATATTATTGACGCCGCCAAGGAGGCTTTGGACAAAGGGTTTACCAAATACACCCCAAGCGGCGGCATGCCCCAATTAAAAGAGGCCATTTGTCAAAAATTTCTAAACGATAACAATTTGAAATACTCCCCTTCCCAAATAGTCGTCAGCAACGGCGCAAAGCATTCGTTATATAACGCTATGCTGGCCATAGTAGACCCGGGCGACGAGGTGATTATCCCCGCGCCGTATTGGCTTACCTATCCCGAATTAGTGAAGCTATGCGACGGCGCGCCTGTGATAGTTGACACTAAAGACGACGGCTTTAAGCTAACGCCCGAAAAACTCCAAAAAGCCATTACCCAAAAAACCAAGGCGGTTATAATTAACTCGCCTTCTAATCCTTCGGGCATAGTTTATACCAAACAAGAGCTTTGGGCTTTGGCGGAAGTCATAGAAAAGACCGACATATATGTAATAAGCGACGAGATTTACGAAAACATCATATACGACGGACTAAAGCATTATTCTATAGCTTCGTGTTCCCCCAAGCTTTACAAACAAACAATAGTCATTAACGGCGTATCCAAAACATACTCTATGACGGGTTGGCGCATAGGGTATTTGGGCGCGGACCAAGAAATAGCACAAGCCATAGACAAAATTCAAAGCCACAGCACATCCAACGCCAGCAGTATTTCCCAATACGCGGCGGCGGCTGCGCTAAACGCAAAGACCGAGTTTTTGAGCCAAATGGTCAAGACTTTTGACGAGCGCCGAAAGATGATTTTGGATTTTATTTCTAAATGCCCTTATCTTTCTTGTCCTGAGCCCAAAGGCGCGTTTTATGTCATGGTTGACGTCAGCAAAACCTTTGGCAAATCAATAGACGGACAAATAATTGACAGCGCGCACAAAGCGGCCGAATTACTATTGCGCTATGCCCAAATAGCCGTTGTGCCTTGCGAGGCTTTTGGCGCGCCCGAGCATATAAGACTTTCTTATGCCGCCTCAAAGGAGGATATCCAAAGAGGTCTTCAAAGACTGAGAGAGTTTTTGGAAAAATTAAAATAA
- the prfA gene encoding peptide chain release factor 1, protein MINKLEDIKNKYDQLTQSLADANLINDIEKWKKTAKEHSRLEPIVNKYLEYKKALDAQIEAKEILSATKDPELKELAQIQLEEAEENIAKIEEELKIMLLPPDKNDEKNVIIEIRAGAGGEEAGLFGADLMRMYKMYAAKQNWKVEDISMNATEKGGVKETVFSLSGENVYSKMKFESGVHRVQRVPETETQGRVHTSTVTVAVLPEADDVVVEINEKDLKIDTYRSGGAGGQHVNKTDSAIRITHLPTGLVVTCEDERSQIKNREKAMRVLKSRLYDMYQTQADEEYARMRRGQVGTGDRSERIRTYNFPQGRVTDHRIGLTIYDLENFLNGEIDYMIEQLRLADQTRKLQQSE, encoded by the coding sequence ATGATCAACAAATTGGAAGACATCAAAAACAAATACGACCAATTGACGCAGTCTTTGGCTGATGCAAACCTTATTAACGATATTGAAAAATGGAAAAAAACCGCCAAAGAGCATTCAAGGCTTGAGCCTATCGTCAACAAATATTTGGAATACAAAAAGGCCTTAGACGCCCAAATTGAGGCCAAAGAGATTTTATCCGCCACCAAAGACCCCGAGCTAAAAGAGCTTGCCCAAATTCAATTGGAAGAGGCGGAGGAAAATATCGCAAAAATTGAGGAAGAACTCAAGATTATGCTGCTGCCGCCTGACAAAAACGACGAAAAAAATGTCATCATTGAAATAAGAGCGGGCGCGGGCGGCGAAGAGGCCGGGCTTTTTGGCGCGGACCTTATGCGCATGTATAAGATGTACGCCGCCAAACAAAATTGGAAAGTGGAAGATATTTCTATGAATGCCACCGAAAAAGGCGGAGTAAAAGAAACCGTGTTTTCGCTATCGGGCGAAAATGTGTATTCCAAAATGAAGTTTGAAAGCGGCGTCCATAGAGTCCAGCGCGTGCCCGAGACCGAAACCCAAGGGCGCGTGCACACATCCACGGTAACTGTCGCGGTCTTGCCCGAAGCCGACGATGTGGTGGTGGAAATCAACGAAAAAGACTTAAAAATAGACACCTACAGAAGCGGCGGCGCGGGCGGCCAGCATGTCAACAAGACCGACTCGGCGATTAGAATAACGCATTTGCCCACGGGCCTTGTGGTAACCTGCGAAGACGAACGTTCCCAGATAAAAAACCGCGAAAAAGCGATGCGCGTGCTAAAATCTCGGTTATATGATATGTATCAAACCCAAGCCGACGAGGAATACGCCAGAATGCGAAGGGGGCAAGTGGGGACGGGCGACCGCAGCGAACGAATCCGCACATACAATTTTCCCCAAGGCAGAGTCACCGACCATAGAATAGGGCTTACCATATACGACCTTGAAAATTTTCTAAACGGCGAAATAGACTATATGATAGAACAATTGCGCCTTGCGGACCAAACCCGAAAACTTCAGCAAAGCGAATAA
- the prmC gene encoding peptide chain release factor N(5)-glutamine methyltransferase, producing the protein MKNKKTKKTLIGGQAVMEGVMMRGASSLALAVRDPEGNLLIRTERLKQTKGVIKKIPIIRGAVMFFQTLIMGVKTLIKSAEVFSEEEGQSEMSASAAFFAVFLGLALSIVLFMFLPSLVSDGVNYLTYKWWGYKSNVLNSVVEGVTRLAIFLAYLIMVSFVKDIKRTFMYHGAEHKTINCYEKEFDLTIDNVKRCSRLHDRCGTTFLFLVMIVSIILFTASNALFVFLTDLNPRLSFFSAWYGKLIIRLFLLPLVAGLSYELLKLLALMPDNWLVRIIKAPGLALQYLTTKEPDSDMIEVAIKAFDAVERMDKDPNVPCVDWDEVDFKEAQEQFKKSLEQAGIDPSEADWIFCHVLKTKRVGLKTIKHIKRSQYYAAKKILNQRIQQRQPLQYILGDTDFCGHIIKVNKNVLIPRFETEVLANLCLKKAQELAQAGKQPKILDLGTGSGCVAVVLANAVKSAHITASDISKAALNVAAENFKPYKNITAVESDLFENISGQFDIIMTNPPYVKTGELAALPYEVKQEPKKALDGGEDGLNIIRRIIDQAHKYLVAGGYLMMEVGIGQSATIQEIIKNQYADYYRDIEIIKDLDGIERIITLKKV; encoded by the coding sequence ATGAAAAACAAAAAGACCAAAAAAACATTAATCGGCGGTCAGGCGGTAATGGAAGGCGTAATGATGCGCGGCGCCAGTTCTTTGGCTTTGGCCGTTCGCGACCCCGAAGGCAACCTGCTTATAAGGACCGAAAGGCTCAAGCAGACAAAGGGCGTAATCAAAAAAATACCCATTATTCGCGGCGCGGTTATGTTTTTCCAAACATTAATAATGGGCGTCAAGACTTTGATAAAGAGCGCCGAGGTTTTCAGCGAAGAAGAGGGCCAAAGCGAAATGTCGGCAAGCGCCGCCTTTTTCGCGGTGTTTTTGGGCTTGGCTCTTTCCATAGTCCTGTTTATGTTTTTGCCCAGCTTGGTAAGCGACGGCGTCAATTATTTGACATACAAATGGTGGGGCTATAAGAGCAATGTTTTGAATAGCGTAGTGGAGGGCGTTACAAGGCTTGCCATATTTTTGGCCTATTTGATTATGGTTTCTTTTGTAAAGGACATAAAACGCACTTTTATGTATCACGGCGCGGAGCACAAGACAATCAATTGCTATGAAAAAGAATTTGACCTGACCATAGACAATGTCAAAAGATGCTCAAGGCTGCACGACAGGTGCGGCACGACCTTTTTGTTTTTGGTCATGATTGTTTCCATAATATTGTTTACCGCTTCAAACGCGCTGTTTGTTTTCTTGACCGACCTTAATCCAAGGTTAAGTTTTTTTTCAGCGTGGTATGGCAAGCTCATCATAAGGCTGTTTTTGCTGCCGCTTGTGGCGGGGCTTTCTTACGAGCTTTTAAAACTTTTGGCGCTAATGCCGGATAATTGGCTTGTTAGGATAATCAAAGCTCCGGGGCTCGCGCTGCAATACCTTACCACCAAAGAGCCCGACAGCGATATGATAGAAGTCGCTATAAAAGCGTTTGATGCGGTGGAACGCATGGACAAAGACCCTAATGTCCCGTGCGTTGACTGGGACGAAGTGGATTTTAAAGAGGCCCAGGAACAATTTAAAAAAAGTCTGGAACAAGCGGGCATAGACCCAAGCGAAGCCGATTGGATTTTTTGCCATGTTTTAAAGACCAAAAGAGTCGGCCTAAAGACCATAAAACATATCAAGCGCAGCCAATATTACGCCGCCAAAAAGATACTAAACCAAAGAATACAGCAAAGACAGCCGCTCCAATATATACTGGGCGATACGGACTTTTGCGGGCATATCATTAAGGTCAACAAAAATGTCCTAATCCCTAGATTTGAGACCGAGGTTTTGGCAAACCTTTGCCTAAAAAAAGCCCAAGAATTAGCCCAAGCGGGCAAACAGCCCAAGATATTGGACCTTGGCACAGGCAGCGGATGCGTCGCCGTAGTTTTGGCTAACGCGGTAAAGAGCGCGCATATAACGGCGAGCGACATCAGCAAAGCGGCGCTAAATGTAGCCGCTGAAAACTTTAAGCCTTACAAAAACATAACAGCCGTTGAAAGCGACTTGTTTGAAAACATCTCAGGGCAATTTGACATTATTATGACCAACCCGCCCTATGTAAAGACCGGCGAGCTTGCCGCCTTGCCTTACGAGGTAAAGCAAGAACCCAAAAAGGCGCTGGACGGCGGCGAGGACGGACTAAATATTATACGCCGCATAATAGACCAAGCGCATAAATATTTGGTCGCGGGCGGGTATTTGATGATGGAAGTCGGCATAGGCCAAAGCGCAACTATCCAAGAAATAATAAAAAATCAATACGCCGATTATTATCGCGACATAGAGATTATAAAAGATCTTGACGGTATAGAACGCATCATTACATTAAAAAAGGTCTAA
- the rpmE gene encoding 50S ribosomal protein L31 — MKKDIHPDYHMVTIECACGEKFVSGSTIKGDVIKVEICSKCHPFYTGKQKIAETGGRIDRFKKRFNLKG, encoded by the coding sequence ATGAAAAAAGATATCCATCCCGATTACCATATGGTTACCATAGAATGCGCTTGCGGCGAGAAGTTCGTAAGCGGCTCTACCATTAAGGGCGATGTAATAAAGGTTGAAATTTGCTCAAAGTGCCATCCGTTTTACACAGGCAAACAAAAAATAGCCGAAACGGGCGGCCGCATTGACAGATTCAAAAAGAGATTTAATCTAAAAGGTTAG
- a CDS encoding alcohol dehydrogenase catalytic domain-containing protein, with protein sequence MKAWIIDKPQSMSLQEITENEILDNTAKIKITLASLSSYDVKIYNGELAGVTYPRIPARQAVGVISEIDEENSSGLQRGQRVVIDPNLSCNNCYACKTDRPWKCDKIKTMGLSADGLLRDFVSVPISNIYQIPPQITDAEAQFIEHTSVAVKTFNELKTTEGEHIVIIGASVMGIILAQLALYYQAVPIILDPSQERLDIATNLGIYYAINTSIADPDERIKQITGGRYCESSVYLANSNDKIQKAFDYASVGGKVAIVGGDYYSSKLLNGNISGILSKQLSVIGITNGQKQIPAAINVLAKKAVDVTPFVTKEYKFEQADQGLKEFSENAQKYHKIMIKV encoded by the coding sequence GTGAAAGCTTGGATTATTGACAAGCCACAATCCATGTCTTTGCAAGAAATAACCGAAAACGAAATACTTGACAATACCGCCAAAATCAAAATCACCCTTGCTAGCCTGTCCAGCTACGATGTCAAGATCTATAACGGCGAGCTAGCGGGCGTTACTTACCCGCGCATTCCGGCGCGGCAAGCTGTGGGAGTAATAAGCGAGATAGATGAAGAGAATTCTTCGGGATTGCAACGGGGTCAAAGGGTGGTTATTGACCCTAATCTTTCTTGCAATAATTGTTACGCCTGCAAAACCGACAGGCCTTGGAAATGCGACAAGATAAAGACAATGGGTCTTAGCGCCGACGGTTTGTTAAGGGATTTTGTTTCGGTGCCTATTAGCAATATTTACCAAATACCCCCGCAAATTACAGACGCTGAAGCGCAGTTTATAGAACATACCTCTGTCGCCGTCAAAACTTTTAACGAGTTAAAAACGACAGAAGGCGAACATATCGTAATAATAGGCGCGAGCGTAATGGGCATAATTTTGGCCCAGCTTGCTCTTTATTACCAGGCGGTGCCTATTATACTAGACCCCTCGCAAGAACGGCTTGATATAGCTACTAACTTGGGAATTTATTACGCCATAAACACCAGTATCGCTGACCCCGACGAGCGGATCAAACAAATTACGGGCGGAAGGTATTGCGAAAGCTCGGTATATTTGGCCAATTCCAACGACAAGATACAAAAAGCCTTTGATTACGCTTCGGTAGGCGGCAAGGTCGCAATAGTGGGAGGGGATTACTACTCGTCTAAGCTTTTAAACGGCAATATAAGCGGCATCTTGTCAAAACAGCTGTCCGTAATAGGCATAACCAACGGCCAAAAACAAATACCCGCCGCCATTAATGTGCTGGCGAAAAAAGCCGTGGATGTGACGCCCTTTGTAACTAAGGAATATAAGTTTGAACAAGCCGATCAGGGCTTAAAAGAATTTAGCGAAAACGCGCAAAAATACCATAAGATTATGATTAAAGTGTAA
- the murC gene encoding UDP-N-acetylmuramate--L-alanine ligase, which translates to MNIYFIGIGGISMSALAIICHKSGHKVSGSDIAPSKTLQKLKSVGIEVAIGHNKKDFSGIDLVVYNAAISSDNCELVAAKEQNVPCVKRAQLLGSIMAEYPFGIAVSGMHGKTTATAMIAQILHQYDPTIHLGGEFELIGGNYRIGKSVYFVTEACEYKRNFLYLKPYISIILNIDEDHMDYFKDLEDIQDAFSEFAANTKRNGAVVVNGEDSRAVASAALKMRRYLTYGIGEGFDYSAQNLRADNKGCYSFDFYKRDRKLCRINLKVAGRYNVYNALAAAVAANIFNISPKNISSSLSAFRGVDRRYQHIGEYNGAQIIADYAHHPNELKALIDTAKTQSSNVITIFQPHTYTRTLALWEKFKSSLSKSDKLILLPVYAAREKPDPNASSQRMCQELAQQGMQALYFDNFEECADHLKKTLKEGDLALIAGAGDVIDIKNYLISGAQKI; encoded by the coding sequence ATGAATATTTATTTTATAGGGATAGGCGGAATAAGCATGTCGGCGCTTGCCATAATTTGCCACAAGAGCGGGCATAAGGTAAGCGGGTCTGACATCGCGCCCAGCAAAACCTTGCAAAAGCTAAAATCTGTGGGCATTGAAGTCGCCATCGGGCATAACAAAAAAGATTTCTCGGGCATTGATTTGGTGGTTTATAACGCGGCTATCTCTTCGGACAATTGCGAACTGGTCGCTGCAAAGGAACAAAATGTTCCTTGCGTCAAAAGAGCGCAGCTGCTTGGCAGCATTATGGCCGAGTATCCTTTTGGGATCGCTGTAAGCGGAATGCATGGAAAGACCACGGCGACCGCTATGATAGCGCAAATTTTGCACCAATACGACCCCACCATACATTTGGGCGGCGAGTTTGAGCTAATAGGCGGAAATTACAGGATAGGAAAAAGCGTTTATTTTGTGACCGAGGCTTGCGAATACAAACGCAATTTTTTATATCTAAAACCCTATATTAGTATAATTCTCAATATTGACGAAGACCATATGGATTATTTCAAGGACTTGGAAGATATCCAAGACGCCTTTAGCGAATTTGCGGCCAACACAAAAAGAAACGGCGCGGTGGTGGTCAACGGAGAAGACTCGCGCGCGGTCGCCAGCGCGGCGTTGAAAATGAGAAGATACCTAACTTATGGGATAGGCGAAGGATTTGATTATAGCGCCCAAAACCTAAGGGCGGATAACAAAGGCTGCTATTCGTTTGATTTTTATAAGCGCGACCGCAAGCTTTGCCGCATCAATTTGAAAGTCGCGGGGAGATATAATGTTTATAACGCGCTGGCGGCGGCTGTGGCGGCTAATATTTTTAATATAAGCCCAAAAAATATTTCAAGCTCGCTATCGGCTTTTAGGGGAGTGGATAGAAGATACCAGCATATCGGCGAATATAACGGCGCGCAAATTATAGCCGATTACGCGCATCACCCAAACGAGTTAAAAGCGTTGATTGATACCGCCAAAACCCAAAGTTCCAATGTGATAACGATATTCCAGCCGCACACTTATACCCGCACCTTAGCTCTTTGGGAAAAGTTTAAAAGCTCGTTGTCAAAATCCGATAAGTTAATTTTGCTTCCCGTGTACGCCGCTAGAGAAAAACCCGACCCAAACGCCTCAAGCCAAAGAATGTGCCAAGAATTAGCCCAACAGGGCATGCAGGCGCTGTATTTTGACAACTTTGAGGAATGCGCCGACCACCTAAAAAAAACGCTAAAAGAAGGCGATTTGGCGCTTATCGCCGGCGCGGGCGATGTAATAGACATCAAAAACTATCTAATCTCGGGCGCGCAAAAGATATAA
- the spoVG gene encoding septation regulator SpoVG, giving the protein MNITEVRIRLKTKEESKIRAIASITLDECFVVHDIKVIEGNDGFFIAMPSRKTPEGEFKDIVHPLNTETREFIKQRILEEYEKARAEKQQQQQEQQQEQE; this is encoded by the coding sequence GTGAATATTACCGAAGTTAGAATCAGACTTAAGACCAAAGAGGAAAGCAAAATTAGGGCAATCGCATCAATTACGCTAGACGAATGTTTTGTAGTGCATGATATTAAGGTCATAGAAGGAAACGATGGATTTTTTATCGCTATGCCCAGCAGAAAGACTCCTGAAGGCGAATTTAAGGATATAGTTCATCCTTTAAATACCGAAACCAGAGAGTTTATCAAGCAAAGAATTTTGGAAGAATACGAAAAAGCGCGGGCTGAAAAACAGCAACAGCAGCAAGAACAACAGCAAGAACAGGAATAA
- a CDS encoding FAD-dependent oxidoreductase, with the protein MKNKLSIKTRFCVIGGGLAGICAAVAAARRGAKVVLVHDRPVLGGNASSEIRMWIRGASERHPEDREGGLIEEIAMDNIYYNPSMDYPMWDAVLYNKVISEPNIELLLNASVFDAITQNGKIISVKAWQLTTYTEIEICADYFCDSSGDSILAEFTGARFRRGRESADEFGESFAPPQSDNKTMGNSVLLQARQTHTKVKFTPPPFAKKFTKDSFPYRLNTTDRKGFVNDNFWWLEIGGEDDTIRDAEKIRAELIPIAYGVWDFIKNSGVYDADEWELEWIGFLPGKRENRRYIGDYVLNQNDLQSGRIFEDEIAYGGWSIDEHHPKGLKTPKSPFLHHMVVPPYSIPYRCVYSVNIQNLFFAGRNISATHIANSSTRVMATCAAIGQAVGLAAWLCVKHGKTPRALKEDISKLQQLIRDDDCYLLGFKRALSDAIKNSTHNLSEANYLALISGVERDFADRKYCMEFEKGQSARFEFEKTYCKYIRLVFDNDIAREHAYNREVFNHQEFNMRQFPQRHNKPLDLKPAKTPPSLVKKFTIRVKIENKWIDFFNEDNNFQRLRKILIDKKISGIEFLGLETYGQEKIRLFSIDMLDA; encoded by the coding sequence ATGAAAAATAAGCTTTCTATTAAAACGCGGTTTTGCGTAATCGGCGGTGGACTTGCGGGCATTTGCGCGGCCGTCGCGGCGGCAAGGCGCGGGGCAAAAGTTGTGTTGGTCCATGACCGGCCGGTTTTGGGCGGAAACGCTTCCAGCGAAATCCGCATGTGGATTAGGGGCGCCAGCGAACGCCATCCCGAAGATAGGGAGGGCGGGCTTATTGAAGAAATCGCGATGGATAATATTTATTATAATCCGTCTATGGATTATCCGATGTGGGACGCGGTTTTGTATAATAAAGTAATTTCCGAGCCTAATATAGAATTGTTATTGAATGCTTCGGTTTTTGACGCTATAACCCAAAACGGCAAAATCATATCCGTCAAAGCGTGGCAGCTTACGACATATACCGAAATAGAGATATGCGCGGATTATTTTTGCGACAGCAGCGGCGACAGTATTTTGGCCGAGTTTACGGGCGCAAGATTTAGGAGGGGGCGCGAATCCGCCGATGAGTTTGGCGAGTCATTTGCTCCGCCGCAATCGGATAATAAAACTATGGGCAACAGCGTGCTTTTGCAAGCGCGCCAAACTCATACAAAAGTTAAGTTTACGCCGCCGCCTTTTGCCAAAAAGTTTACCAAAGACAGTTTTCCTTATCGTTTGAACACGACGGACAGAAAGGGCTTTGTAAACGATAATTTTTGGTGGTTAGAGATTGGCGGGGAGGACGATACCATCCGCGACGCCGAAAAAATAAGGGCCGAACTCATACCGATTGCGTATGGGGTATGGGACTTTATCAAAAACAGCGGGGTTTATGACGCGGATGAATGGGAATTGGAATGGATAGGGTTTTTGCCCGGCAAGCGCGAAAACCGAAGATATATAGGCGATTATGTGCTCAACCAAAACGATTTGCAAAGCGGCAGGATTTTTGAGGATGAAATCGCTTATGGCGGCTGGTCCATTGACGAGCATCATCCAAAAGGCCTGAAAACGCCTAAGTCGCCGTTTTTGCACCATATGGTCGTGCCGCCTTATTCCATACCGTATAGGTGCGTTTATTCTGTCAATATCCAAAACTTATTTTTTGCGGGAAGAAACATCAGCGCCACGCATATAGCCAATTCTTCCACAAGGGTAATGGCGACATGCGCGGCCATAGGGCAAGCGGTAGGCTTGGCGGCTTGGCTTTGCGTCAAACACGGCAAGACCCCGCGCGCATTAAAAGAGGATATATCAAAATTGCAGCAGCTTATAAGGGACGACGATTGCTATTTGCTAGGCTTCAAGCGAGCGTTATCCGATGCCATAAAAAACTCTACGCATAATTTAAGCGAGGCTAATTACTTGGCGCTTATCTCGGGCGTGGAACGAGATTTTGCGGACAGAAAATACTGCATGGAATTTGAAAAAGGCCAAAGCGCGCGATTTGAGTTTGAAAAAACTTATTGCAAATATATAAGGCTTGTCTTTGATAACGATATCGCCCGCGAGCATGCCTATAACCGCGAGGTGTTTAATCATCAAGAATTTAATATGAGACAGTTTCCGCAAAGGCATAATAAACCTTTAGATTTAAAACCCGCTAAAACGCCGCCGTCTTTGGTCAAAAAATTTACAATACGGGTTAAAATTGAAAACAAATGGATTGACTTTTTTAACGAAGACAATAATTTCCAAAGACTGCGCAAGATTTTAATTGACAAAAAAATAAGCGGAATAGAGTTTTTGGGGCTGGAAACTTACGGGCAAGAAAAAATCCGCCTGTTTTCCATAGATATGCTGGACGCTTAA